From one Pecten maximus chromosome 8, xPecMax1.1, whole genome shotgun sequence genomic stretch:
- the LOC117332863 gene encoding uncharacterized protein LOC117332863, with protein sequence MATLVADYGDSGEDSDSDSEVIEDERPSSNQSETPSIPVSTEPQKTVNFFQGGDIDSSSSDEEDCKSKANTVSKGDNQIKLPNPLADYLPTPSLRDLKESGSVFSNKYELAEKAKNSILEQHVKMTEARIQAKKNVCFKFQKGKCKFGKNCKFSHDRGTDLVVNSTKQDEDKSQTEADFSAAFGGSGRSVYLNPNAGYGDPLPPLNAEDDDSYMAGAKRKKRAGLSEHLVPSKKAMSSLDRQRIHERPWTVKNK encoded by the exons ATGGCTACCCTCGTAGCAGACTATGGAGATAGTGGTGAAGATTCAGACAGCGATTCTGAAGTTATCGAGGACGAAAGACCCTC ATCCAACCAGTCAGAAACACCATCCATACCAGTGTCTACAGAACCCCAAAAGACAGTGAATTTTTTCCAAGGAGGTGACATTGATAGCTCCAGTAGTGATGAAGAAGACTGCAAGTCCAAAGCAAACACTgtatcaaagggagataatcaaatCAAACTCCCAAATCCTTTGGCTGATTATCTGCCAACTCCAAGTCTGAGAGATCTAAAAGAAAGTGGGTCAGTTTTCAGCAATAAATATGAATTGGCTGAAAAAGCAAAAAACTCTATCTTAGAACAGCATGTAAAAATGACAGAAGCCAGAATTCAAGCCAAGAAAAATGTGTGTTTCAAATTTCAGAAAGGAAAATGTAAGTTTggaaaaaattgtaaattttcaCATGACCGCGGTACAGACTTGGTGGTGAATTCCACAAAACAGGATGAAGACAAATCTCAAACTGAGGCAGATTTTAGCGCAGCATTTGGTGGATCTGGTCGTTCAGTGTATCTTAATCCCAATGCTGGATATGGTGATCCACTGCCCCCTTTAAATGCTGAGGATGATGACAGTTATATGGCAGGGGCAAAACGAAAAAAACGAGCAGGGTTGTCAGAACATTTGGTCCCATCCAAAAAAGCCATGTCCTCTCTTGACAGGCAGAGAATTCATGAAAGACCATGGAcagttaaaaataaataa